From Brassica oleracea var. oleracea cultivar TO1000 chromosome C3, BOL, whole genome shotgun sequence, a single genomic window includes:
- the LOC106328424 gene encoding homeobox-leucine zipper protein ATHB-8 has protein sequence MGGGSNNSHNIDNGKYVRYTPEQVEALERLYNDCPKPSSMRRQQLIRECPILSNIEPKQIKVWFQNRRCREKQRKEASRLQAVNRKLTAMNKLLMEENDRLQKQVSHLVYENSYFRQHPQNGNLATTDTSCESVVTSGQHHLTPQHQPRDASPAGLLSIADETLTEFISKATGTAVEWVQMPGMKPGPDSTGIVAISHGCTGIAARACGLVGLDPTRVAEILKDRPCWLRDCRSLDIVNVLSTANGGTLELIYMQMYAPTTLAPARDFWMLRYTSVMEDGSLVICERSLNNTQNGPSMPPSPHFVRAEILPSGYLIRPCEGGGSILHIVDHFDLEPWSVPEVLRSLYESSTLLAQRTTMAALRYLRQISQEISQPNVSGWGRRPAALRALSQRLSKGFNEAVNGFSDEGWSMLERDGIDDVTLLVNSSPTKMMMTSSLPFLNGFTSMPSAVLCAKASMLLQNVPPSILLRFLREHRQEWADNSIDAYSAAAIKAGPCSLPIPRPGSFGGQVILPLAHTIENEEFMEVIKLESLGHYQEDMMMPADVFLLQMCSGVDENAVESCAELIFAPIDASFSDDAPIIPSGFRIIPLDTKSEGVSPNRTLALASALDVGSRTAGDSCGSRGNTKSVMTIAFQLAFEMHMQENVASMARQYVRSVIASVQRVALALSPSSHQLSGGLRPPPASPEAHTLARWISHSYRCYLGVELLKPDGTDLLKSLWHHPDALMCCSLKALPPVFTFANQAGLDMLETTLVALQDITLEKIFDNNGKKTLCSDFPQIMQQGFMCIDGGICMSSMGRAVTYEKAVAWKVLNDNEDPHCICVMFLNWSFI, from the exons ATGGGAGGAGGGAGCAATAATAGTCACAATATTGACAACGGGAAGTACGTGAGGTACACTCCTGAACAAGTAGAAGCTCTGGAGAGACTCTACAATGACTGTCCTAAACCGAGCTCTATGCGTCGCCAACAGCTAATACGTGAATGTCCTATCCTCTCCAACATTGAACCTAAACAGATCAAAGTCTGGTTTCAGAACCGCAG GTGTAGAGAGAAGCAGCGGAAAGAAGCGTCGCGGCTTCAAGCTGTGAATAGGAAGCTAACGGCGATGAACAAGCTTTTGATGGAAGAGAATGATAGGTTGCAAAAGCAAGTGTCTCACTTGGTTTATGAGAACAGCTATTTTCGCCAACATCCTCAAAAC GGAAACTTGGCAACCACGGATACTAGCTGTGAGTCAGTGGTGACAAGTGGTCAGCACCACTTGACCCCTCAACACCAGCCTCGCGATGCTAGTCCCGCTGG ACTATTGTCCATTGCGGATGAAACTTTAACAGAGTTCATTTCAAAGGCCACTGGAACCGCTGTCGAGTGGGTCCAAATGCCTGGGATGAAG CCTGGTCCGGATTCCACTGGAATCGTTGCTATTTCTCATGGATGCACGGGAATAGCTGCTCGTGCTTGTGGCCTCGTGGGTCTTGATCCCACAAGA GTCGCAGAGATCCTGAAAGATCGGCCTTGTTGGTTGCGTGATTGTAGATCTCTTGATATCGTTAACGTCCTCTCCACTGCAAATGGTGGAACCCTAGAACTAATCTACATGCAG ATGTATGCACCCACAACATTGGCACCAGCTCGTGATTTCTGGATGCTACGTTACACGTCTGTAATGGAAGATGGGAGTCTTGTG ATATGTGAACGGTCGTTGAACAATACACAAAACGGGCCGAGTATGCCTCCATCTCCTCATTTCGTTAGAGCAGAGATATTACCAAGTGGCTACCTCATTAGACCCTGTGAAGGAGGTGGATCTATTCTCCACATTGTTGATCATTTTGATCTTGAG CCATGGAGTGTACCAGAAGTTCTTCGCTCTCTTTATGAGTCTTCAACGTTACTAGCCCAAAGAACAACCATGGCG GCCCTACGCTACTTGAGACAAATATCTCAAGAGATTTCACAGCCTAACGTATCCGGTTGGGGACGAAGACCAGCGGCTCTTAGAGCACTTAGCCAAAGACTCAGCAA AGGATTCAATGAAGCAGTCAATGGCTTTAGTGATGAAGGCTGGTCGATGCTAGAGAGAGATGGTATCGATGATGTTACTCTTCTTGTGAACTCCTCTCCTACTAAGATGATGATGACTTCAAGTCTCCCATTTTTAAATGGCTTCACTTCTATGCCTAGCGCGGTTTTATGTGCCAAAGCTTCCATGTTATTACAA AATGTTCCACCCTCGATTCTTCTGCGATTCTTGAGGGAACATAGGCAAGAATGGGCAGATAATAGCATCGATGCATATTCGGCTGCAGCCATCAAAGCAGGGCCTTGTAGCTTACCAATCCCTCGCCCAGGGAGCTTTGGAGGTCAAGTCATTCTTCCTCTAGCTCACACTATAGAGAATGAAGAG TTCATGGAAGTGATTAAGCTTGAGAGCTTGGGGCATTACCAAGAAGATATGATGATGCCTGCGGATGTCTTCCTTCTACAA ATGTGCAGTGGGGTGGATGAGAACGCAGTTGAATCTTGCGCAGAGCTTATATTTGCACCAATTGATGCCTCATTCTCTGATGATGCCCCAATCATCCCTTCAGGATTCCGCATCATTCCACTAGATACCAAATCA GAGGGAGTGAGTCCTAACCGAACGCTAGCCCTAGCGTCGGCTCTAGACGTAGGGAGCAGAACAGCCGGAGACTCTTGTGGAAGCAGAGGAAACACAAAGTCAGTGATGACAATAGCATTTCAGCTAGCTTTTGAGATGCATATGCAAGAGAATGTAGCTTCAATGGCTAGACAATATGTGAGAAGTGTGATCGCATCGGTCCAACGAGTGGCGCTTGCTCTCTCTCCTTCTTCTCATCAGCTAAGTGGCGGCCTGCGTCCACCACCTGCATCACCAGAAGCACACACACTCGCTCGTTGGATTTCTCATTCATATAGATGTTACCTTGGCGTTGAACTACTTAAGCCTGATGGAACCGATCTTCTCAAGTCTCTTTGGCACCACCCTGACGCCCTCATGTGTTGTTCACTCAAG GCCTTACCGCCAGTATTCACATTTGCGAACCAGGCTGGTTTAGACATGCTGGAGACAACATTGGTGGCACTTCAAGATATTACTCTCGAGAAAATCTTCGACAACAATGGGAAGAAGACATTATGCTCCGACTTCCCTCAGATCATGCAACAG GGGTTTATGTGTATTGATGGAGGAATATGCATGTCAAGCATGGGAAGAGCAGTAACGTACGAAAAAGCTGTTGCATGGAAAGTGTTAAACGACAACGAAGATCCTCATTGTATCTGCGTCATGTTCCTCAACTGGTCTTTTATCTGA